One part of the Salvelinus fontinalis isolate EN_2023a chromosome 4, ASM2944872v1, whole genome shotgun sequence genome encodes these proteins:
- the slc14a2 gene encoding urea transporter 2 isoform X2 has protein sequence MPGPHHTKKEQQQLMANTDPEVSGGGEQKKAQGENAEARRSAVPTCQQKAKARLLLLLSYISGDMEVFAEWMKKQFFLLQLLDWVLRGAAQVMFVNNPLSGLVIFAGLILQNRWWALNGFVGTLFATISALILQQSRGAIAAGLYGYNGILVGLLMAVFSNAGDWYWWLLLPNIVMSMTCPIVSSALASINSRWDLPVFTLPFNILVCLHMVATGHYNHHFPQVLIQPRTELANITWAEVDVAKLFTAVPVGIGQVYGCDNPWTGGIFMVALFISSPITCAHATIGSAVGMVSGLALAAPFEAIYFGLWGYNCVLACIAIGGMFYALTWQVHLLAITCAFFCAYLGSAIANVMSTFGLPACTWPFCLSALTFLLFTTETNTIFKLPLANVAYPERNLRFFWKLRKKEKLEREEKERDEERWRAKEQELLGNEKEVLRMERMDGKEKGDGMEGKQMNEIMIQEEEMMEVALGEMSSMAENV, from the exons AAAGAGCAGCAGCAACTGATGGCCAACacagatccagaggtgtcaggggGCGGGGAGCAGAAGAAGGCCCAGGGGGAAAACGCCGAAGCTAGGAGGTCTGCAGTCCCCACCTGCCAGCAGAAGGCCAAAGCCCGGCTCCTACTGTTACTGTCCTACATCTCAGGAGACATGGAGGTGTTTGCAGAGTGGATGAAAA AACAGTTCTTCCTGCTCCAGCTGTTAGACTGGGTTCTCCGTGGTGCTGCCCAGGTCATGTTTGTCAACAATCCTCTGAGTGGCCTAGTGATCTTTGCTGGGCTGATCCTGCAGAACCGCTGGTGGGCTCTCAACGGCTTCGTGGGCACACTTTTCGCCACCATCTCTGCCCTCATATTGCAAcagagcag GGGTGCGATTGCAGCGGGGCTGTATGGTTACAATGGGATCTTGGTGGGACTGCTGATGGCCGTGTTCTCTAACGCTGGAGACTGGTACTGGTGGCTCCTACTGCCCAACATCGTCATGTCTATGACCTG ccctaTAGTGTCCAGTGCGTTGGCGTCCATTAATAGTCGTTGGGACCTGCCAGTGTTCACTCTTCCCTTCAACATCCTGGTATGTCTCCACATGGTGGCTACTggccactacaaccaccacttcCCCCAAGTCCTCATCCAGCCGCGCACAGAACTAGCCAACATCACCTGGGCTGAGGTTGACGTAGCTAAG ctGTTCACAGCAGTGCCAGTAGGTATAGGCCAGGTGTATGGGTGTGATAACCCCTGGACAGGAGGAATCTTCATGGTCGCTCTCTTCATTTCCTCTCCCATCACCTGTGCTCACGCTACCATTGGATCCGCAGTCGGTATGGTCTCAG GTCTGGCCCTGGCAGCTCCATTTGAGGCGATCTACTTTGGTCTGTGGGGGTATAACTGTGTTCTAGCCTGTATCGCTATTGGAGGGATGTTCTACGCTCTCACCTGGCAGGTACACCTGCTGGCAATCACCTGTG CTTTCTTCTGTGCATATCTGGGCTCAGCCATCGCTAATGTCATGTCCACA tTTGGCCTGCCAGCCTGCACCTGGCCCTTCTGTCTCTCCGCCCTCACCTTCCTTCTGTTTACCACGGAAACCAACACCATATTCAAGCTGCCGCTGGCTAACGTGGCCTACCCCGAGAGGAACCTGCGCTTCTTCTGGAAGCTCCGCAAGAAGGAgaagctggagagagaggagaaggaaagagatGAGGAAAGGTGGAGGGCAAAGGAGCAGGAGCTGCTAGGCAACGAGAAAGAGGTGCtgaggatggagaggatggatgggaAAGAGAAGGGTGATGGGATGGAAGGCAAGCAGATGAATGAAATTATGATTCAGGAGGAAGAGATGATGGAGGTGGCCTTGGGTGAAATGAGCAGCATGGCAGAAAATGTCTGA